One Thalassotalea atypica DNA window includes the following coding sequences:
- a CDS encoding nuclear transport factor 2 family protein: MEQHAVKDNDIIPSNEPYWLRIFVNTYQELSTDNLDLLEEIYHSDVTFVDPIHQIHGFDNLYVYFEKLYENLSSCHFTIDNMIFDNEQASIYWTMVYEHSTLNHGRKVTINGCTHIKGSEGKVFYHRDYLDLGAMIYEQLPILGRVVKWIKKKAAQ; this comes from the coding sequence ATGGAACAACACGCAGTAAAAGATAATGACATAATTCCATCAAACGAGCCTTATTGGTTGAGGATTTTCGTCAATACTTATCAAGAGCTTTCTACAGACAACCTCGACTTGTTGGAAGAAATTTATCATAGCGATGTCACGTTTGTTGATCCCATTCATCAAATCCATGGTTTTGATAATTTATATGTCTATTTTGAAAAGCTCTATGAAAATCTTTCTTCATGTCATTTCACCATAGATAACATGATATTCGATAATGAGCAGGCATCGATTTATTGGACAATGGTTTATGAACATTCAACCCTGAATCATGGGAGAAAAGTCACCATTAATGGTTGTACACATATTAAAGGCAGCGAAGGTAAAGTGTTTTATCACCGTGACTATCTTGATTTGGGCGCAATGATCTATGAACAACTCCCGATTCTCGGCCGAGTAGTGAAGTGGATAAAAAAGAAGGCTGCACAATAA
- a CDS encoding SDR family NAD(P)-dependent oxidoreductase — protein sequence MASVTVLITGATSGIGLSLFEEYVNAGHQVIACGRNKEKLSTLSQRGAQVCAFDVTVPQSIKQNTESIGELDLLILNAGDCIYIDDVMKFDGQSFANVIGTNLTSIGWLLQYLLPKVKRGGQVVLVSSSATILPFPRSEAYGASKAGLDYLANSLRLDIAKYGIDVTLVHPGFVKTPLTDKNDFPMPFLLTSEQAAKRMFKGIQSRKKYLHFPKRLTLLLKLFSYLPAVVWQSIILRNHTT from the coding sequence ATGGCATCGGTAACTGTGCTAATAACGGGAGCTACTTCAGGTATTGGGCTGTCTTTATTTGAAGAATATGTTAATGCAGGACATCAAGTTATAGCGTGTGGTAGAAACAAAGAGAAGTTATCTACATTAAGTCAACGTGGGGCACAGGTATGTGCCTTTGATGTAACTGTTCCACAATCCATTAAGCAAAATACTGAATCGATAGGTGAGTTAGATTTACTCATTCTTAACGCTGGTGATTGTATATATATAGACGATGTAATGAAATTCGACGGCCAATCTTTTGCTAATGTTATTGGCACTAATCTCACGTCTATCGGTTGGCTTTTGCAATACTTGTTGCCCAAAGTAAAACGAGGGGGACAAGTTGTTCTGGTGAGTTCAAGTGCAACTATCTTACCGTTTCCTCGCAGTGAAGCTTATGGCGCCTCGAAAGCCGGGCTGGATTATTTGGCAAACAGCTTGCGACTCGATATAGCAAAGTATGGAATCGATGTGACTTTAGTTCACCCAGGGTTTGTTAAAACGCCTCTTACCGATAAGAATGATTTTCCTATGCCATTCTTGTTAACGAGTGAACAAGCGGCTAAACGCATGTTCAAAGGCATTCAATCTCGTAAAAAATATCTACATTTTCCTAAGCGGTTAACATTGCTACTGAAGTTGTTCTCCTATTTGCCCGCAGTTGTTTGGCAGTCGATCATTTTAAGGAATCATACTACATGA
- a CDS encoding NAD(P)/FAD-dependent oxidoreductase, which translates to MKNIAIIGSGISGLTTAYLLSKKYKVTVYEKNDRIGGHTATVDVNVDGKDYAIDTGFIVFNNKTYPNYLALLSELGVGRQATEMSFSVHNCITGLEYNGHNLNTLFAQRRNIFRPKFWMLVKEILRFNKLCKTVFERQDYYDGYTLGQFLKDNGFGSFFADHYILPMGAAIWSSSLAQMELFELRFFVQFFHHHGLLNIADRPQWYVIPEGSRNYLPPLTKSFANQIKLNSRISGISRSDEKVIIHMEDGDAETYDEVVIACHSDEALALLLDPSDAERSVLSAMPYSENSVILHTDERLLPNRKNAWASWNYQLSDDRDKAASVTYNMNILQGIESEHTFCVTLNQKADIDPNKILREFTYHHPTFSSASINAQKQRHLICGLKHTHFAGAYWHSGFHEDGVRSGVEVAQRFHCYLKEFEPKS; encoded by the coding sequence ATGAAAAATATAGCAATTATCGGCTCAGGCATATCAGGCCTAACAACGGCTTACTTATTGTCTAAAAAGTATAAAGTGACTGTGTATGAAAAGAATGATCGAATTGGTGGTCACACGGCCACCGTAGATGTCAATGTTGATGGTAAAGATTATGCAATCGACACAGGTTTTATTGTATTTAATAATAAAACCTATCCTAATTACTTAGCACTACTATCCGAGCTAGGCGTAGGTAGACAAGCAACAGAGATGAGCTTTTCTGTCCATAACTGTATAACTGGTTTGGAGTATAACGGACATAACCTGAATACATTATTTGCTCAAAGACGAAATATTTTTAGACCCAAATTCTGGATGTTGGTCAAAGAAATACTGCGTTTCAATAAGTTATGTAAAACGGTGTTTGAAAGACAAGATTATTATGACGGATACACTTTAGGACAATTTTTAAAAGACAATGGCTTTGGTTCGTTTTTTGCGGATCACTATATTCTGCCAATGGGCGCTGCTATATGGTCCAGTTCTTTAGCGCAAATGGAATTATTTGAGTTACGATTTTTTGTGCAATTCTTTCACCATCATGGCCTGTTAAATATTGCCGACCGCCCGCAATGGTATGTTATCCCAGAAGGTTCTAGGAACTATTTACCACCGTTAACTAAATCATTTGCGAATCAAATTAAACTAAATTCTCGTATTTCAGGCATATCTAGAAGTGACGAAAAGGTAATCATTCATATGGAAGATGGCGATGCTGAAACGTATGATGAGGTGGTTATTGCCTGCCATTCAGATGAAGCATTAGCTCTTTTACTCGATCCAAGTGATGCTGAACGCTCTGTGCTTTCGGCCATGCCTTACAGTGAAAATTCAGTTATTTTACATACTGATGAGCGGTTATTGCCTAATAGAAAGAACGCTTGGGCGAGCTGGAACTATCAACTCAGTGATGATCGAGATAAAGCCGCCAGTGTGACCTACAACATGAATATTTTACAAGGTATAGAAAGCGAACATACTTTCTGCGTCACGTTAAACCAAAAAGCTGATATTGATCCTAATAAAATACTACGGGAGTTCACCTATCATCATCCTACATTTTCTAGTGCCTCAATTAACGCTCAGAAGCAAAGGCATTTAATATGTGGCTTAAAGCATACGCATTTCGCTGGTGCCTACTGGCATAGCGGATTTCACGAAGATGGTGTGAGAAGCGGTGTTGAAGTTGCTCAACGCTTTCATTGCTATTTAAAAGAGTTTGAACCTAAAAGCTAA
- a CDS encoding DUF1365 domain-containing protein has product MNTPFSKSYIYVGQINHRRFSPKKHCFSYSLYMLALNVSDVEKNTTSQGIFGFSWYHPLRFVEKDYLRGEPQTLSQRITSKVAELQGHADISSIVMLVQVRCFGVYFSPANFYFCYDSRGQCTQMLAEVSNTPWNERHYYWVDLQTTDDKVTKKAFQVSPFMDLDMSYFWQVTPPSKDSDKLLVKIENKRTNSQGQPLEKLFDASLVMHKQEFSSHSLFKVWCQLPIMTVKVVATIYWQAMKLLVKRIPFIGYQK; this is encoded by the coding sequence ATGAATACACCTTTTTCAAAGAGCTACATTTATGTAGGACAAATCAATCATCGACGTTTTAGTCCTAAAAAGCATTGCTTTAGCTATTCATTGTACATGCTTGCTCTGAATGTATCTGATGTTGAGAAAAATACGACATCACAGGGCATATTTGGTTTTTCTTGGTATCACCCATTACGATTTGTTGAAAAAGATTACTTACGAGGTGAACCACAAACACTATCTCAACGTATAACCAGTAAAGTAGCCGAATTGCAGGGACATGCGGATATTTCAAGTATTGTGATGTTAGTGCAAGTCCGATGTTTCGGCGTTTATTTCAGTCCTGCTAATTTCTACTTTTGCTATGACAGTAGAGGGCAATGTACTCAAATGCTTGCAGAAGTCAGTAATACGCCGTGGAACGAACGACATTATTATTGGGTTGATTTACAAACGACAGATGACAAGGTCACTAAAAAAGCGTTTCAAGTCTCTCCATTTATGGATTTAGACATGAGCTACTTTTGGCAGGTGACGCCGCCGTCGAAAGACAGCGATAAGTTATTGGTCAAAATTGAAAATAAAAGAACAAATTCACAAGGCCAACCGTTAGAAAAATTATTTGACGCCAGCTTAGTGATGCATAAACAAGAGTTCTCAAGCCATAGCCTTTTTAAGGTTTGGTGCCAGTTACCAATAATGACAGTTAAGGTAGTAGCCACTATTTATTGGCAAGCAATGAAGCTATTAGTGAAGCGTATACCGTTTATTGGTTATCAAAAATAA
- a CDS encoding SAM-dependent methyltransferase — translation MEQVEMVNTLQSASWIDKRCRNIVHTVFSKLTYGQLEIVEKETKYTFPKCSSDTSITGKICVHDMSVYRDFVKGGSIGAAEAFIAGKWSSPNLTNVIRIFAKAQQQTDSLEQNKSWFTKLKNSFSHWQNRNSQSGSKRNILAHYDLGNELYTRFLDPTMMYSSAVYPSSEATLHEAQLYKLKTICDKLELTENDHLLEIGTGWGGLAIYAARHYGCRVTTTTISDAQYAYAQKRIEEVGLSEQITLLKDDYRDLAGSYDKVVSIEMIEAVGFQYLPSFFKQCNDRLKYGGKLLIQSITIADQRFDYYKNNVDFIQRYIFPGGFLPSVNVLSEHLTKNSSLVFESLDDIGLDYARTLSDWRDNFLSSWAELKTLGYDDTFKRLWLYYFAYCEGAFLERSTSTIQLIARK, via the coding sequence ATGGAACAAGTTGAAATGGTAAACACGTTACAGTCAGCTAGTTGGATAGACAAACGTTGTCGTAACATAGTTCACACTGTTTTCTCAAAACTCACTTATGGGCAGCTAGAAATTGTAGAAAAGGAGACTAAATATACTTTTCCGAAATGCTCTAGTGATACAAGTATTACAGGCAAAATATGTGTTCATGATATGAGTGTTTATAGAGACTTTGTTAAAGGCGGCAGTATTGGTGCTGCAGAAGCATTCATTGCGGGTAAGTGGAGTAGCCCAAATTTAACTAACGTCATACGAATATTTGCTAAAGCGCAACAACAAACCGATAGTTTAGAACAAAATAAATCATGGTTTACTAAACTGAAAAATTCATTTTCTCATTGGCAAAATAGAAACAGCCAGTCGGGTTCAAAGCGAAACATTCTTGCACATTACGACCTAGGCAACGAGCTTTACACACGATTTTTAGATCCTACCATGATGTATTCATCTGCGGTTTATCCGTCATCAGAAGCAACACTGCATGAAGCACAACTGTACAAACTAAAAACCATTTGTGACAAGCTTGAATTGACCGAGAACGACCACCTATTAGAAATTGGAACTGGGTGGGGAGGTTTGGCTATATACGCTGCTCGACATTATGGATGCCGTGTCACCACAACGACGATTTCTGACGCGCAATATGCATATGCGCAAAAACGTATTGAAGAAGTAGGGTTAAGTGAACAAATCACACTATTGAAAGACGACTACCGAGATTTAGCTGGTAGCTACGACAAAGTTGTTTCTATTGAAATGATTGAAGCCGTTGGATTTCAGTATTTACCAAGTTTTTTTAAGCAATGTAATGATCGCCTTAAATACGGTGGAAAGTTATTAATTCAATCCATTACTATTGCTGATCAGCGCTTTGACTATTACAAGAATAACGTGGATTTTATTCAGCGTTATATTTTTCCTGGAGGGTTTTTACCTTCCGTTAATGTCTTGTCAGAGCACTTAACAAAAAACAGCAGTTTAGTGTTTGAATCTCTCGATGACATCGGTTTAGATTACGCAAGAACCTTGAGCGATTGGAGAGATAACTTTTTGTCTTCGTGGGCTGAACTAAAAACATTGGGGTACGATGACACTTTCAAGCGTTTATGGTTATATTATTTTGCGTATTGCGAAGGTGCATTTTTAGAACGCTCGACTAGCACAATTCAGCTCATTGCTAGAAAGTAA
- a CDS encoding class I SAM-dependent methyltransferase, which produces MNKIISTPLIALGLMSILSSAIVQAGTPADKQFMAAMQSSERADADKARDENRKPSKVMKFFGVKPGMKVLEVLASGGYYTEVLSHRVGGSGKVYAQNNKFILEVLNGRFAKEFAERTANNRLSNVTHYKSEFDDIDLKNEIDVVTIVLNYHDFYSNFSKEKRIEILKTLKATLKPGGILGLIDMESGTTVHNKDLHRIHHQDVRDDFKEAGFVLDAEAAFLRNPNDDYSKMVFEPSVRGKTDRFVFRFKA; this is translated from the coding sequence ATGAACAAGATAATATCTACACCTTTGATCGCACTAGGATTAATGAGCATTTTGTCCTCTGCCATCGTACAAGCAGGTACGCCAGCTGATAAGCAATTTATGGCAGCAATGCAATCGAGCGAACGTGCCGATGCTGACAAAGCTAGAGATGAAAATAGAAAGCCTAGCAAAGTGATGAAGTTTTTTGGTGTAAAGCCCGGCATGAAGGTATTAGAAGTCCTGGCAAGTGGCGGTTACTACACCGAGGTACTTTCTCACCGTGTGGGCGGGTCAGGCAAAGTGTATGCGCAAAATAATAAATTCATTCTTGAAGTATTAAATGGCCGATTTGCCAAAGAGTTTGCCGAGCGCACAGCGAACAATCGTTTAAGCAACGTTACTCACTACAAGAGTGAATTTGACGACATTGACCTTAAAAACGAAATTGACGTTGTTACCATCGTATTGAACTACCATGATTTTTACTCCAACTTTTCAAAAGAGAAACGCATAGAAATATTAAAGACCTTAAAAGCTACCCTAAAACCCGGTGGCATTTTAGGTTTGATAGATATGGAGTCAGGCACTACGGTACACAACAAAGATTTACACCGTATACATCATCAAGATGTTCGTGACGACTTTAAAGAAGCTGGCTTTGTATTAGATGCAGAAGCCGCCTTTTTAAGAAACCCTAATGACGATTACAGTAAAATGGTTTTTGAACCGTCTGTAAGAGGCAAAACCGATCGCTTTGTATTCAGGTTTAAAGCGTAG
- a CDS encoding MATE family efflux transporter yields MLGAILALLCYDLFESSLLALSGVNTLAALGFTIPLTTAMTAIAIGLSIRTNNKVVKSGCLERSNVNNVITTSLLMSVLIVGFLALFAYASNAQLLALMGSESWAQTNLSNEKLALVSQQNQYMAARYFGWIFLALIWQVNAILRALGHGVLASNLMLSWLTIKSILASLLLLPSSEFSIVAIKALSYVHVTSDLLFALLSVAILAKKLKLVFPRVNVMKSQLKTPKKDVIVVLLQQLITPVSISLLTIIAASIDYAYVAAFAFILRMESLFLLIPMVLTTSIPAIIGSNYWVGNKQRVVQAYLITFSFIILIQFIIAALLYFYIPSLSHFVCKQDTVVTYISRYFIWVSWGYLSVGCIMVYQSCLNAKGKTMQALVLGVLHRIVLLLLFAYVGSQLALQEDFYQGIEYGHVINAAVSINDNFYQGILIGHIVSGLLVLLFLYKNRTLTNSAAHQRNTTTPMNVLNENH; encoded by the coding sequence ATGTTAGGCGCAATTCTTGCCTTGCTCTGTTATGACCTTTTTGAGTCCAGTTTACTTGCCTTGAGCGGTGTAAACACCCTAGCCGCGCTTGGCTTTACCATACCTTTAACAACCGCAATGACAGCCATAGCTATAGGGCTAAGTATAAGAACCAACAATAAAGTGGTTAAGTCGGGCTGTTTAGAAAGGTCAAACGTAAATAACGTCATTACCACGTCATTACTTATGTCCGTGCTGATCGTTGGATTTTTAGCATTATTTGCTTACGCAAGTAATGCACAACTACTTGCATTGATGGGAAGTGAATCATGGGCGCAAACAAATTTATCCAATGAAAAGCTCGCATTAGTCAGTCAGCAAAATCAATATATGGCCGCGCGATATTTCGGCTGGATATTTTTAGCCCTAATATGGCAAGTTAACGCCATATTGAGAGCGCTTGGCCACGGCGTACTGGCAAGTAACTTAATGCTGAGTTGGTTAACCATAAAAAGCATCTTAGCGTCGTTATTGCTGTTACCCTCAAGTGAGTTCTCTATTGTAGCAATTAAGGCACTAAGCTATGTACATGTAACTAGTGATTTACTGTTCGCGTTACTGTCTGTTGCCATTTTAGCTAAAAAATTGAAGTTGGTTTTTCCTCGCGTTAACGTAATGAAGTCACAACTAAAGACGCCAAAAAAAGACGTTATCGTTGTTTTGCTACAGCAACTTATAACGCCTGTTAGTATTTCACTACTAACCATTATTGCCGCGAGTATTGACTACGCGTATGTTGCTGCCTTTGCATTTATTTTAAGAATGGAGTCACTGTTTCTATTAATTCCGATGGTGCTTACCACATCGATACCGGCGATCATTGGGAGTAATTACTGGGTAGGTAATAAGCAACGCGTTGTACAAGCGTATTTGATCACGTTTTCTTTTATTATTTTAATCCAATTTATTATCGCCGCACTGTTGTATTTTTATATCCCTTCCCTTTCCCATTTTGTATGTAAACAAGATACGGTTGTCACTTACATCAGTCGATATTTCATCTGGGTGTCATGGGGCTACCTATCAGTGGGCTGCATCATGGTTTACCAATCGTGCCTAAACGCAAAAGGCAAAACCATGCAAGCGCTGGTGTTAGGCGTATTACATAGAATTGTACTATTGCTACTTTTTGCTTACGTTGGCTCCCAATTAGCGCTGCAAGAAGACTTTTATCAAGGTATAGAATACGGCCATGTGATCAATGCCGCTGTCAGTATCAACGATAATTTTTACCAAGGCATATTAATTGGGCATATCGTTAGTGGCTTGCTGGTCTTGCTATTCCTATACAAAAATAGAACCCTAACGAATTCAGCAGCGCATCAACGAAATACTACAACGCCAATGAATGTACTTAACGAAAACCACTAA